In Calonectris borealis chromosome 22, bCalBor7.hap1.2, whole genome shotgun sequence, one genomic interval encodes:
- the NXPH3 gene encoding neurexophilin-3, translated as MHLPRSCIVFLIQGSISLLVICGQEEPGKGAEEREPKTQESAQVQKTRGLLSPKSLLTPTLLQNMTLLELVSSSRELWDILDNLSEQHHAPHPRGQRDLGPASGKLKKIFGWGDFYSNIKTVKLNLLITGKVVDHGNGTVNVFFRHNSTGQGNISVSLVPPTKAVEFDLEQQIFIEAKESKIFNCRVEYEKVDRAKKTTLCTYDPSKTCYHEHTQSHVSWVCSKPFKVICIYITFYSIDYRLVQKVCPDYNYHSDVPYYPSG; from the exons ATGCATCTTCCTCGGAGCTGCATCGTCTTCCTCATCCAGGGGAGCATCTCTCTGCTG GTGATCTGTGGCCAAGAAGAACCAGGGAAAGGTGCAGAGGAACGTGAACCCAAGACCCAGGAGAGCGCTCAAGTGCAGAAGACGAGAGGGCTGCTCTCTCCAAAGTCCCTGTTAACTCCAACCTTACTGCAGAACATGACCCTCCTGGAGCTGGTCAGCAGCTCACGGGAGTTATGGGATATCCTGGATAACCTGTCCGAGCAGCACCATGCTCCACACCCCAGAGGACAGAGGGACTTGGGGCCAGCCTCAGGcaagcttaaaaaaatttttggctGGGGAGATTTCTATTCCAATATCAAGACAGTGAAGTTGAACCTCTTGATCACCGGAAAGGTGGTTGATCACGGCAACGGCACAGTCAACGTCTTCTTCCGACACAACTCTACCGGGCAAGGGAACATCTCTGTCAGCCTCGTCCCCCCCACCAAGGCAGTGGAGTTTGACCTGGAGCAACAGATCTTCATCGAGGCCAAAGAATCCAAAATCTTCAACTGCCGTGTGGAGTACGAGAAAGTGGATCGAGCCAAGAAGACCACACTCTGCACTTACGACCCATCTAAGACCTGCTACCACGAGCACACCCAAAGTCACGTCTCCTGGGTCTGCTCGAAGCCCTTCAAAGTCATCTGCATCTACATCACCTTCTACAGCATAGACTACAGGCTGGTGCAGAAAGTGTGTCCCGACTACAACTATCACAGCGACGTACCCTACTACCCCTCGGGATGA